A genomic window from Prunus persica cultivar Lovell chromosome G2, Prunus_persica_NCBIv2, whole genome shotgun sequence includes:
- the LOC18784838 gene encoding uncharacterized protein LOC18784838, with amino-acid sequence MPALHAPPSLIRSLLYVPSPSLSLSLRTLPLFLVTKLHCFNCSQRSVRTVTAMSLPNATSGESSPDHVAGKWFSVPELRLRDHRFTVPLDHSVGLKASSKISIFAREVVSVGKEEQPLPYLLYLQGGPGFEAPRPTEPSGWIRKACEEFRVILMDQRGTGLSTPLTASSMSQLKSEVDLADYLKHFRADNIVNDAEFIRVRLVPDAGPWTILGQSFGGFCAVTYLSFAPQGLKQVLLTGGIPPIGNGCTADAVYKACFEQIIHQNEKYYQRYPQDIEVVREVVNYLSKSEGGGVQLPSGGFLTPKGLQILGLTGLGSSAGFERLHYMFERAWDPIIVPGASKEISYYFLDAFDKWSSFDTNPLYALLHEPIYCQGGSSRWAAQRIRAENEGKFDAVRAAKEGRPIFFTGEMIFPWMFDEIHALRKFKGAAHILAEKKDWPPLYDITALNNNKVPVAAAVYYEDMFVNFKLVMETASQIAGIRLWITNEFMHSGLRDAGSQVFDHLMGMLDGKKPLF; translated from the exons ATGCCGGCACTTCACGCGCCACCTTCATTGATAAGGTCACTCCTCTACGTtccctctccctccctctctctcagtCTTCGCACACTTCCACTATTCCTCGTCACCAAGCTTCACTGCTTCAACTGCAGCCAGAGGTCAGTCCGTACAGTCACAGCCATGTCCTTGCCTAATGCCACCTCCGGCGAATCGTCGCCGGACCACGTTGCCGGGAAGTGGTTTTCGGTGCCGGAGCTCCGACTTCGTGACCATCGATTCACTGTGCCTCTCGACCACTCCGTCGGTCTTAAGGCTTCGTCTAAGATCTCAATCTTCGCTCGCGAAGTTGTTTCAG TTGGTAAAGAAGAACAACCACTGCCATACCTATTATATCTACAAGGTGGACCTGGATTTGAGGCCCCTCGACCAACCGAACCCAGTGGATGGATACGTAAAGCATGTGAAGAATTTCGTGTTATATTGATGGATCAG CGAGGAACAGGTTTATCAACTCCTTTGACAGCTTCATCTATGTCGCAACTGAAGTCTGAAGTGGATCTGGCTGATTACTTAAAACATTTCCGAGctgataatatagtaaatgaTGCAGAGTTTATTCGAGTACGTCTTGTGCCTGATGCTGGGCCTTGGACAATTTTGGGTCAG AGCTTTGGTGGTTTTTGTGCAGTAACGTATTTGAGTTTTGCACCACAAGGACTAAAACAAGTCCTTTTAACTGGAGGAATCCCTCCTATAGGAAATGGATGCACTGCAGATGCTGTGTATAAAGCGTGCTTTGAACAGATTATACATCAGAATGAGAAGTACTACCAAAGGTATCCTCAAGATATTGAGGTTGTTCGTGAAGTTGTTAACTATTTGTCAAAATCCGAGGGAGGAGGG GTCCAGCTTCCATCTGGAGGCTTCCTAACCCCAAAAGGATTGCAGATTCTTGGTCTTACTGGCTTGGGATCCAGTGCTGGTTTTGAGCGCTTACACTACAT GTTTGAGAGGGCCTGGGATCCTATAATAGTTCCAGGAGCATCAAAGGAAATCAGTTATTACTTCTTGGATGCT TTTGACAAGTGGTCATCTTTTGACACAAATCCACTTTATGCTCTTCTTCATGAACCCATATACTGTCAG GGTGGTTCATCACGGTGGGCTGCTCAAAGAATAAGGGCGGAAAATGAGGGCAAATTTGATGCAGTCCGGGCTGCAAAAGAAGGTCGTCCCATATTTTTCACAGGAGAG ATGATCTTTCCATGGATGTTTGATGAGATTCATGCCTTAAGGAAATTCAAAGGTGCTGCTCATATATTGGCTGAGAAGAAGGATTGGCCTCCACTATATGACATCACTGCACTAAATAATAACAAG GTACCTGTTGCAGCTGCTGTTTACTATGAAGACATGTTTGTAAACTTCAAGCTGGTCATGGAAACAGCATCTCAGATAGCCGGGATTCGGTTGTGGATAACTAACGAATTCATGCATTCTGGTCTGCGCGATGCAGGGAGCCAGGTTTTTGATCATTTGATGGGAATGTTAGACGGAAAGAAGCCTTTGTTCTAA
- the LOC18785566 gene encoding probable WRKY transcription factor 56: MEGHQEPNYPPPLTPSSLISLPFLLPPQNPLFTPSSASTAPSSSSQLISPPLLEPQQHQVLPDIDWVSLLSGSPAAVFDGQEINNYKPLVENNNVGASAENINEADREGKGANSKRKGGGRMRKPASRPRFAFQTRSADDILDDGYRWRKYGQKAVKNNLYPRSYYRCTHHTCNVKKQVQRLSKDTSIVVTTYEGTHNHPCEKLMETLTPLLKQMQFLSRF, translated from the exons ATGGAAGGTCATCAAGAGCCTAATTACCCACCCCCATTAACCCCATCATCCTTAATCTCATTGCCATTCTTGTTGCCACCCCAAAACCCTCTCTTCACACCCTCATCAGCATCAACAGCCCCATCCTCCTCCTCACAGCTGATCAGCCCTCCTCTTCTAGAACCTCAGCAGCATCAAGTCCTCCCAGACATTGATTGGGTCAGCCTTCTCTCTGGTTCTCCTGCAGCTGTGTTTGATGGGCAGGAGATTAATAATTATAAGCCACTGgtagaaaataataatgttGGTGCCTCTGCTGAGAATATTAATGAAGCTGATCGGGAAGGAAAGGGTGCAAATAGTAAAAGGAAAGGTGGGGGTAGGATGAGAAAACCAGCGAGCCGGCCTAGATTTGCTTTTCAGACCCGGAGTGCCGATGATATTCTTGATGATGGTTATCGCTGGAGAAAGTACGGACAGAAGGCCGTCAAGAACAACTTATATCCCAG GAGCTATTATCGGTGCACACATCACACATGCAATGTGAAAAAGCAGGTCCAGAGGCTATCTAAGGACACGAGCATTGTGGTGACAACATATGAAGGAACTCACAATCATCCCTGTGAGAAGTTGATGGAAACCCTAACCCCTCTTCTTAAGCAAATGCAGTTCCTCTCTAGGTTCtga
- the LOC18785664 gene encoding hevamine-A encodes MAPNLAISLAFLISLSLALQFGADAAGIAIYWGQNGNEGTLEETCATGNYEFVNLAFLPTFGNGQTPMINLAGHCDPYTNGCTGLSSDIKSCQAKGVKVILSIGGGAGSYYLTSKEDARQVATYLWNNFLGGSSSTSRPLGDAVLDGIDFDIEGGTNLHWDDLARYLSAYSKQGKKVYLTAAPQCPFPDAWVGDALKTGLFDNVWVQFYNNPPCQYSSGDLSNLENAWKQWISDTPATKIFLGLPAAPAAAGSGFIPVADLTSKVLPAIKGSPKYGGVMLWSKYYDDQTNYSSSIKSHV; translated from the coding sequence ATGGCACCAAATTTAGCAATTTCACTGGCATTTCTCATTTCTTTAAGCCTAGCACTACAATTTGGAGCTGATGCTGCAGGCATTGCCATCTACTGGGGTCAAAATGGGAACGAGGGTACCTTGGAGGAAACTTGCGCCACAGGCAACTATGAGTTTGTGAACTTAGCTTTTCTTCCAACCTTTGGCAATGGCCAGACCCCCATGATCAACCTAGCTGGACACTGTGATCCCTACACTAATGGCTGCACTGGCTTGAGCTCTGACATTAAATCATGCCAAGCAAAAGGGGTCAAGGTCATTCTTTCAATTGGAGGAGGAGCAGGGAGCTACTACCTCACTTCTAAAGAGGATGCTAGGCAAGTTGCTACTTACTTATGGAACAATTTCTTGGGGGGAAGTAGTTCTACATCTCGCCCACTCGGTGACGCTGTTTTGGATGGAATTGATTTCGACATCGAAGGAGGAACAAACCTACATTGGGATGACCTTGCAAGATACCTCTCTGCATATAGTAAACAAGGCAAGAAAGTTTATTTAACTGCAGCTCCCCAGTGCCCTTTCCCAGATGCTTGGGTTGGGGATGCCCTCAAGACAGGCCTTTTTGACAATGTTTGGGTCCAATTCTACAACAACCCACCTTGCCAATACTCCTCTGGGGATCTTAGCAACCTTGAAAATGCATGGAAGCAATGGATTTCAGATACTCCAGCTACCAAGATATTCCTAGGACTACCAGCTGCCCCTGCAGCTGCTGGAAGTGGCTTCATTCCTGTGGCTGATCTCACTTCTAAAGTGCTTCCAGCAATTAAAGGTTCTCCCAAGTATGGAGGGGTCATGCTGTGGTCcaagtattatgatgatcaaACTAACTATAGCTCTTCCATCAAGAGCCATgtctaa
- the LOC18786135 gene encoding desiccation protectant protein Lea14 homolog yields the protein MAGLVDKAKNFVADKIANVPKPDASLTDVDFKKVSFDSADYIAKVSVNNPYSHPLPVCEVKYTLKSAGRVIASGNMPDPGSIKSSGTTMLEVPVKVPHSIIVTLVRDVAKDWDIDYELDLGLIIDLPLVGNLTIPLSRKGEIKLPTLSEAIWGSKDEASKETKKEIPKEATK from the exons ATGGCGGGGTTGGTGGACAAGGCCAAGAACTTTGTGGCAGATAAGATAGCAAATGTGCCAAAGCCAGATGCAAGTCTCACAGACGTTGATTTCAAGAAGGTGAGTTTTGACTCTGCGGATTACATCGCCAAGGTGTCTGTCAACAATCCCTATTCACATCCTCTCCCCGTCTGTGAGGTCAAATACACCCTCAAAAGCGCTGGCAG GGTCATTGCATCTGGGAACATGCCAGATCCTGGCTCAATAAAGTCAAGTGGCACTACTATGTTGGAGGTGCCTGTGAAGGTGCCACATAGCATAATTGTGACATTGGTAAGGGACGTTGCTAAGGATTGGGACATTGACTATGAGTTGGATTTGGGTCTCATCATTGACCTCCCTCTAGTTGGGAACCTTACCATACCTCTATCTAGGAAGGGCGAAATCAAGCTTCCCACCTTATCTGAAGCTATTTGGGGTTCAAAGGATGAAGCTTCAAAAGAGACTAAAAAGGAGATTCCAAAAGAGGCAACAAAGTAG
- the LOC18785083 gene encoding desiccation protectant protein Lea14 homolog has protein sequence MSELLEKAKNFAAEKVGHAKKPEAEVTDVDYKTLSLGSVEYLAKISVTNPYGVDLPICDITYTLKSVGREITSGTVPDPGSIEGKDITVLEVLLKVPHNILLTLAKDIGADWDIDYELDIGLTIDLPVFGNFTIPLNKKGAIKLPSVF, from the exons ATGTCTGAGTTGTTGGAGAAAGCCAAGAACTTTGCGGCAGAGAAAGTGGGTCATGCAAAGAAGCCAGAGGCAGAAGTCACAGATGTTGATTACAAGACGCTGAGCTTAGGATCTGTTGAGTACCTTGCTAAAATCTCTGTGACCAATCCCTATGGAGTTGACCTCCCCATCTGTGATATCACTTACACCCTCAAGAGTGTTGGCAG GGAGATTACATCTGGAACTGTTCCAGATCCTGGTTCAATAGAAGGAAAGGACATTACTGTGCTTGAGGTACTATTAAAGGTGCCACATAACATATTGTTGACCTTGGCAAAAGATATTGGAGCAGATTGGGACATTGATTATGAGCTGGATATAGGCCTCACCATTGACCTTCCTGTCTTTGGCAACTTCACCATACCACTTAACAAGAAGGGAGCGATCAAGCTTCCCAGCGTCTTCTGA